In Malus sylvestris chromosome 2, drMalSylv7.2, whole genome shotgun sequence, the genomic stretch TGTGTAGAGGCTGAAAGAACCGAAATTCGTATACATTGTGGAAATGGATGTCGACAAACTTCTGAGTCTCGAGCCTCGTGCTTGGGACTTCATTTCTGAGTTGGAGCCGAAAGTTGGGCTAGTAGAACACATGCCTGAAGCTAGAAAATCTGGAGATTTGATCAATATAATACAGGACTTTAAGAAAGTCCATCAAGGTATAGTTTCAAGAGGAAGTGGCAATAACAGGAGCAATGGGTCTGAAGGATCACACACGCATCCCACagctaaaaaaccaaaaattgcGGTGGTGGGTAGTGGACCATCAGGGCTGTTTGCCGCCCTTGTTCTTGCAGAATTTGGTGCAGATGTTACGTTACTAGAAAGAGGTCAGCCCGTTGAACAGAGGGGCCGCGACATTGGCGCTCTGGTTGTCCGCCGGATGTTACAAACAGAAAGCAATTTTTGCTTTGGGGAGGTTATACTTATAACTTGATTCACATTGTTTTCCTGCTCGATAACTGCATGTGCCATTATGTTTTAAACACACACACCTCCCTCTGTATATATACGTCTATGTTTTACCATTGAGCCATTTATCGAGGACTTATTCATGGCAGGGTGGTGCAGGTACCTGGAGTGATGGAAAGCTGGTGACAAGGATTGGAAGAAACAGTGGCAGTGTTTTGGCGGTCAGAACCATTCTCTATCCTTTTGTTTGTCTTCTCTTTGTGTAATTTGGACAATGAAATACTGAGCTGTCACGGCATAAATAATAGACTACGTAgcatctcttttcttttcttctaggTGATTAGTATCATTTAAGCTATTACCTGACCTTATGTGAGTTGATTCAGATTTATTTACTTTTCAGGTTATGGAAACGTTAGTTCATTTTGGGGCTCCCGAAGGAATCTTGGTTGACGGAAAGCCTCATCTGGGAACAGATAGATTGGTTCCATTACTTCGCAATTTTCGGCAACATCTGCAACAGCTGGGTGTGAGTCACACATCTATTTTCTAGCTAAATCAAATGCATATTATTACATTTATGTTGCTTACCACTTCCATTTTGTATGTTCTTAGTAATTCTTTTTTTGGCATGTTCAGGTTACCATAAAGTTTGGGACTAGGGTAGACGATCTCCTTGTAGATAACGCACAAGTTGTAGGTGTCAGAGTTTCTGATTCGGCTGACAATAGTCAGAAATGGGGATATGATGCTGTTGTTCTAGCTGTTGGGCATTCTGCACGCGATTTTTATCAAACACTTCTATCTCATAACATAGACTTGATCCCGAAAGATTTTGCTGTGAGTTACTTTTCCTCCTCTTTCATATGGATCAATGGAACTTTGTTGTCCAGCTCTGTACGTATATATGGAGGCATAAATCCTCCGCATCAACGGGCCACTGTAGCCTTCTTACCCACATCATTTCCAATACTTTACCTTCCAGATTTCTGGCACTATTACCGTATGTAAAGATCACAGGAGATAAGCATGTGCACAGAAATAGTTTATATCATTAAATATTGTGTAGTtggagacttgggagcagcctctccataaaatgggggtaaggctagccgacattcacctctcccagaccctgcgtaaagcgggagccttgtgcactgggtacgacctttttattaaatattgtgTAGTTGGAGGAGTTACGTTCCTTGTTGCCAGAAGAATGTATCCATCTTTCCATATTTGTTTTCGAAATTATGTATGTCGTCTTTTTGGGTGAATAAAATGGCATGAATTACTGTGAAGCCACATTCCTTGGTATTAGTTGTAGTGCTAGAATCAATTCTTTGGTAGCTTGATAAAAACTTAACTTGGCTAACAGGTTGGCTTGCGTATTGAGCATCCTCAAGAAGTAGTAAACAGCTTACAGGTTAGTTACTTCTTAgcgtcatttaaaaaaaaaaattggacgtGTTGTTATTAGGTTAAGTAAATTCTTTTATCACTCTTTAtacctatttatttttttatttttttccttattaCAAAAATGTAGTATTCTGGATTGGCAACTGAGGTTCGCAGAGGACGTGGTAAAGTGCCAGTGGCAGATTACAAGGTTGCCAAATATGTTAGTGGAAAGGATGGGGAAGAACCTTCAGGGGCAACAAGTCGTAGTTGCTATTCCTTTTGTATGTGTCCTGGTGGTCAGGTGCGTATTCTGTTTTcaaatttcttgatttttatttCACCTGACTGAAAGTATTAGCTTCTTAGTGCACCAAGGGTGCAAAGTTTCGTATGTTTATTATCAACCAACAATTGGCTTCTTCTGGGTGGGGAATTATATAAACTTCAGAACCATGTTTGAATTTTAAATACCTAGTGAAGAATGATTGTCTATATTAGACTTAGAATCGCTAAAATGGTATTTTTCAGGTTGTTCTCACTAGTACAAATCCATCTGAAATCTGTATCAATGGCATGTCATTTTCTAAACGTGCGTCGAAGTGGGCAAATGCTGCACTTGTTGTAACAGTCTCAGCGAAagattttgatgttttgaatCTCTGTGGACCTCTTGCTGGGGTTGAGTTTCAGgtaactttttcttttgattataTCTAGTGTTCCTTTTTCTGCAGTATCATATTTCTTTATTTACCTACCAACTGAATACAACTTTAAGATCGGCAATAGGATTCTCTAAGATAAAATACTAAAGCATTGTCGGaccaaaaaaatccaaaaatcagcTTATGATGTTATAATATTTTAGAGGGAATTTGAGCAAAGAGCAGCTAGAATGGGCGGGGGGAATTTTGTGGTGCCAGTGCAGACAGTTACGGATTTTATGGACAATAAGTTGTCAGGTAGAATTGTTATGCCATTTCTGGATTAGTTTTGCAATCATATGTTCAGCAAGCTAAGGTTTTGATTGTTTCTTCACTAGTGACTTCTGTGCCACCATCAAGTTATCGATTAGGAGTGAAGGCAGCAAATCTCCATGAGATTTTCCCCATTCATATAACAGAGACGTTGCAGCATTCACTCTCTGTGTTTGACAAAGAGGTGTTGCTTTTCTACTCTTGTTGTAACTTACCTTTATATTTATGATTAATGACAAACAATTACTGATCACAATTACTTGTCTCGGACTTTGGAGCTTTCAGTTACCAGGTTTTATATCCAAGGAGGCCCTTCTTCACGGAGTGGAGGTAATCCCAGtatttaatatttgttttaacttttagtttctTTTTATATTAACTGGATATTGATCGTGTTACATAACAAATAATCTGGTTGTATCTCAATTCGGTATAGGTTGATCATATATCTATACAACCACCAAAGTTCTTTATGTTATTGATGTCAGTATCTTATCAATTGTTGTAAAATTGCTTCCAGACTAGGACTAGTTCACCCATCCAGATTCCCCGCGACAATGATACTTATGAGAGCACATCGTTGAAAGGTCTCTACCCTGTTGGTGAAGGAGCAGGTTATGCTGGAGGGATTGTGAGTGCAGCTGTGGATGGCATGTACGCTGGTTTTGCAGTGGCAAAGAATTTTGGTTTGTGTAATGAAGGCATCGAGTCAATTTTGGGCAAGGCTCGGAGTGCTggatttttggagtactagaaGCATGGTTGATGTTTCTTAAAGTTGGTTCGGAGTGCCCAACAACACAAGCTCAATCATCCACATTGGAGGGCTGAGGTTAGATAATAACTAATTGGTTTCACATCCACCAACTCAAACTTCAATGAAATAATTAGTACGTTATCGACGATCAGTTTTAAGATTTGCTCCTGTTCTTATGCTTATGCAGCTCGATAAGATTTCCTGTTCCGTCGATGATTCAAACTCCGCAGTAGAGTAATCCAGTTGATGGGTTTGGATGAAGATTGTTGGAAGAACGCAGTTTTGACATTTGCATCCCATCAGAGACTGGTTTATATATGATTTAATTTGGATATATTGCTAACTTGACATTAACATAGCTCGATCTCTAGCCACGAGGCACATTTCAATCAAGCAACATGAACTCGGGAAGATTCCTGTAAGATTTTGTAGATCTGAGTATATCAGATTACTTGATCAGAAAGCTAACTATTTGTTGTTTATCATGCTATACATTGTTTGCACACCCCCAGCAAAGTTTTAGTGTGGACTGTGgagtttgttttcttgttttttttactTTCAGTATGAACTGAACTTTAAGAGTATCTCCAGTGGAAGATGCAAAATGCCTTGAAATGGGGCATTTTGCATATTTTGTTGGGCGGACAACTCTCCAATGGGAGAGATGTAAAACACCCATCTTGGCCGGGAGATGTAAATGAAAATGTAAATTTACATATTCTTTTACATCTTTTAAAGATGGATCCCGCCAgttaaaagagagagaaaaaatggTATCTCAAATTTGCCTCTCTctcgaaaatataaaataaaatgtaaatttgGCTCTTACGTGTCATATTTGTATCTTTCCGTTTACCTACTGTACTGTTTCTAAAAGGATTCCTAACGGAACCTTACGAGAGTTCGTTCCACTAAATGCAGAGGCTCGGGATCACGTATTAAACTTGTACAGTAATGTGAGAAAGGCAATAGCATGAACGAAGTAACTTTTATTTGTGTATTTCTGTTAGTTCCCTTTTACGTACGATTCATGCCCTATCAAATTGGTATCAGAAGCCTCTCGACCCTACGAGCAAAAAGGATCCAGGCGCCGCTCGCTGAGGCCAACCGTTTCTGACGAACCACCGATCGCCTCCATCAGCGTTTGCAATGACTCCCTTCAATCCAACTTCAACGACATTCACTGAATTCAGCCAAATTTTCACGTCCAGTTTCGTTTCTGGCGAACCTCGGATCCTCATTTTTCAAGTGGATTAATTAGAGCATGTGCATGCGCAGTATACTACAATTGCTTAGTGGATTAATTAGAGCATTGGACAAGCTCAACCAATCTCCACCAATCATCTTAGTTACTTGTATATACATGCATGCGGGCGGGGGTCTCTTTATTCTATATAAACAGcgttatatatacacacacacatatatatatatatatatatatatatatatgtatataaaataCATACCTAGCTTCGCATAATCTACGTACGGTTCATCAAAGTATAGTACGTACGTGCtagtatatacacacacacacacacacacacagctaCAGCTCCTTAAGCTGCTTGTTTGCATGGTGACGTACGGCTATGGTGGTGGCTGGTGCGGCCGTGGCGGCGGCAGAGCCAAAAGGCTTGCGGCCAAACATGGACCCCATCTTTGGAAGTGGGGGCGTTGACTCAAGCTTGCCGCAATGGGAGGTCAAAGACCATTTACAAAGACGCTGGGAGTTAGAGACTACAGTTGACCGTCGAAATTAAGGGTTGCGGATTAAAAGATTATTTGCTATCGTTAATTAATGGtttgtttggaagtgtttttaaaatgattgaaagcgtttttagtaaaattattttttaaactaatccTTAATCAAAATGCAAGCGAATCCtaaaaacatttaaagtgcttttgaaactcataaatatttaaagtgcttttaatcattttaaaattacttTTAAACGAGTTctaaactaaataaaaataaacggATAGAACAAGTCAGTCTAAACCCTAAAATAAAACAAGCTAGCCGGTCAGAATTTGACCCCATTATACATGGCATGAACATGTTGGAGAGAAAACATAtgaatatattaattaatacaAGCTGAAAATACAAATACCATGTACTCAGACACGAGAGCATTTCGGTGaagatcatatcaaattataatatgaacacGACAAACAcgtaaattttaattatttatattccCAAAATAATAAACCTTTGTgtctcatattaattaattattgaactaactaataaaataaaagcTACTACCCACATGGGAGCACAAAAGTGACAATTAAGTTTGTCTATTTAgaagatttttctttttccaataaGTGGCCTTGACGGTATAAATCTTAGAACATAATTGTGTACGAttttgcataaagttttatGTTAAATTCAAgtactacatattttttttaaaatatctttTTAATATCTCTACTTTTTTTTACGCTAAGCATCTGTCTCATTATCTTATCTTCCAACTAGAGTATCTAGTTAGAAGAAAGAAAGTGGCGAGGACATAAAAAAACCATGTGTTGGAATTGCACTAGTAGCCAGGACATGGAAAAAGTAGCATGCCATTGGCATATGCATCATGGGTTTTGATGATTCTCCGTGATTTTATACTTTgctattataaatttataattccATCACATGAGCACCCATCATTTGGTCTTTTGTCTGCTTTAATTCATGAATAAAATTTGTGTAggccatttagtactacggtttagtggtattcttttttacttgtaattgagaggttttaggtttgattctcaccaaaggcgaatttgaaccatattattgctagctcattgtaaaTCTAAGCTCACCCTCATTTcctttagtataaataatattgtttgttcaaaaaaaatatcGGTGTAGTGCATTCTACACTTCAACTATCTGAATTATGGAAGGATAATCTAACTTAGGAAGATAGGATGACTACAGTGCTTTGGCCAACTTGATTTTTGTAAAATCTCACATGAATTAATATCAATCATTGATGACTAGTTGTGTAAGCATGTAGATTAACAAATAATGATCACTAAATTGAAAAAGTAATTCAAtctcatcaataaaaacaaaaggatAATTAATTtgggagaaattaggttcacgtcattctttttgctactccattaattaaaatcatattcattttcaatttttgatcaaagttcttgggtattaataacatcattaattatttgaataataaaatattttcatttttaaatatattcctttaatgttaaaaatgttacaattagtatatttatatttatggctcaattttttatcatatatttttatttttagtttgtaccaattttttttttcattttatatttgtacccatatattagttttttttgttcccatattttttaaagttttatttgtgtttgtacccatgtgtataccatcACGTgaaattgtatatttaatcaatgatagaaaaattacaacatttttaaaaatttgtagaattttcttttaagttttgttttgtacccatgtattaatttcttttagcatctatattttttaaaaattcatttgttctcataattttttaatcttttatttgtaccctaatttatttataatgtaccaattcttctttattaatgtaccactttgttatatgtgaaatgtactgactttttttgtaaaatgtaccaattttttttaacactgtggacacattcttttgccatttattatttcttatttttacatagtttttatccatttattcaatcaaaatgtttgaatttttttattgtaaccatttctaatagtattat encodes the following:
- the LOC126614085 gene encoding uncharacterized protein LOC126614085, encoding MSLLPSTSKLCSFHPPNSIPTRVLPYPRPQTLRILGAKRAGKRRYPSEKKELKLKHKEIAGDVKNKYEGIWRLSKLGVSVDKDPGKDFLGVSDGLLEQIAKVLEFPVPSMLPTEAFTVVRKSFDARKRLKEPKFVYIVEMDVDKLLSLEPRAWDFISELEPKVGLVEHMPEARKSGDLINIIQDFKKVHQGIVSRGSGNNRSNGSEGSHTHPTAKKPKIAVVGSGPSGLFAALVLAEFGADVTLLERGQPVEQRGRDIGALVVRRMLQTESNFCFGEGGAGTWSDGKLVTRIGRNSGSVLAVMETLVHFGAPEGILVDGKPHLGTDRLVPLLRNFRQHLQQLGVTIKFGTRVDDLLVDNAQVVGVRVSDSADNSQKWGYDAVVLAVGHSARDFYQTLLSHNIDLIPKDFAVGLRIEHPQEVVNSLQYSGLATEVRRGRGKVPVADYKVAKYVSGKDGEEPSGATSRSCYSFCMCPGGQVVLTSTNPSEICINGMSFSKRASKWANAALVVTVSAKDFDVLNLCGPLAGVEFQREFEQRAARMGGGNFVVPVQTVTDFMDNKLSVTSVPPSSYRLGVKAANLHEIFPIHITETLQHSLSVFDKELPGFISKEALLHGVETRTSSPIQIPRDNDTYESTSLKGLYPVGEGAGYAGGIVSAAVDGMYAGFAVAKNFGLCNEGIESILGKARSAGFLEY